The Enterococcus rotai genome includes a window with the following:
- a CDS encoding ABC transporter permease, producing MLENIILSLQSIWAHKLRSILTMLGVIIGIAAIIAIFSIIEGNTANMKRQFVGGNNNTIEVEYGKKSRFNGSGSSEGSNEKKPTYVPILSQEQMNNIKEQTGIKNIAPLYQKNTKIYQGQKSSNSMITATTQNYFEMNKKKVVEGRLFTEVDYTGSQQSIIMNKKAYDANFPKGKGVGKYVEINGYPFQVIGVYEDELVEGDMSMDFGGQNESIVPLSQWDKITSELNPEPKIIFQTETTDQLKTKSPGVASLLNTLVPESGYVFGVKDAENMQKQLEQINRSNFLLLAGIASISLVVGGIGVMNIMLVSVTERTREIGVKKALGARRKVILEQFLVESVTLTIFGGILGIIVGVIIGKVVTSILYYPFIVSIVSVVGSIGFCSLIGIIFGLMPAVKASKLDPIEALRYE from the coding sequence ATGCTTGAAAATATTATATTATCCTTACAATCAATTTGGGCTCACAAGCTGCGCTCCATTTTGACAATGCTGGGAGTTATTATCGGGATTGCTGCAATCATTGCCATTTTTAGTATCATTGAAGGGAATACGGCAAATATGAAAAGACAATTTGTCGGCGGCAACAATAATACAATCGAAGTAGAATATGGCAAAAAAAGTCGGTTTAATGGCTCAGGATCAAGTGAAGGTTCAAATGAAAAAAAACCAACCTATGTGCCCATATTGTCTCAAGAACAAATGAATAACATAAAAGAGCAAACTGGGATTAAAAACATTGCACCACTCTATCAAAAAAACACAAAAATTTATCAAGGTCAGAAAAGTTCAAACAGTATGATAACCGCAACTACACAAAATTACTTTGAAATGAATAAGAAAAAAGTAGTGGAAGGCCGATTATTTACAGAAGTTGATTATACAGGAAGTCAACAATCTATTATAATGAATAAAAAAGCGTATGATGCTAATTTTCCTAAAGGGAAAGGTGTTGGCAAATACGTAGAAATAAATGGTTATCCGTTTCAAGTGATTGGTGTCTACGAAGATGAACTAGTTGAAGGGGATATGAGTATGGACTTTGGTGGACAGAATGAATCTATTGTTCCCCTTAGCCAATGGGACAAGATTACAAGTGAATTAAATCCCGAACCCAAAATAATATTTCAGACAGAAACAACCGATCAATTGAAAACTAAGTCTCCAGGAGTTGCTAGCTTATTAAATACATTAGTCCCGGAGTCTGGCTACGTATTTGGTGTTAAAGATGCTGAAAATATGCAAAAACAATTGGAGCAAATAAACCGCTCTAACTTCCTGCTACTAGCAGGTATTGCTAGTATATCTTTAGTAGTTGGAGGCATTGGTGTGATGAATATTATGCTTGTTTCTGTCACGGAACGTACTAGAGAAATTGGTGTAAAAAAAGCATTAGGAGCGAGAAGAAAAGTCATTCTAGAACAATTTTTAGTCGAGTCTGTCACTCTGACGATTTTTGGTGGAATATTAGGAATTATTGTAGGTGTAATAATTGGTAAAGTAGTTACATCCATCTTGTACTATCCTTTTATAGTATCAATCGTATCTGTTGTAGGAAGCATTGGTTTTTGTTCGCTTATCGGAATTATTTTCGGACTAATGCCTGCTGTTAAAGCATCAAAATTAGATCCGATCGAAGCGCTTAGGTATGAGTAA